The Lewinellaceae bacterium genome has a segment encoding these proteins:
- a CDS encoding NADP-dependent isocitrate dehydrogenase: protein MSSKIIYTDTDEAPALATKSLFPIVQAFARQCGIEMETKDISLAGRILANFSSYLKPAQQVADALAELGELVKKPEANIIKLPNISASSPQLKAAIEELQGDGFPVPNYPDTPANDEEKNIKAIYDKIKGSAVNPVLREGNSDRRAPKPVKAYARQNPHSMGKWSADSATHVSTMESGDFFSNEKSVTIAQAGSVKIQLLGANGTTVLKESVPVLEGEIIDGTFMSKKALVAFLEEQIADAKAKGVLFSLHMKATMMKVSDPIIFGHGVKVFFKSVFEKYGKELDEAGINVNNGLGNLLGNLDKLSPAVKTGVEAEIQKCLAEGPDLAMVDSDKGITNLHVPSDVIIDASMPAMIRNSGQMWNKDGKSQDTKAVIPDSAYAGIYQATIDFCKENGAFDPRTMGTVPNVGLMAQQAEEYGSHDKTFEIPASGKVQVVDNTGTVLIEHEVEEGDIWRMCQVKDLPIQDWVKLAVNRAKATGAPTIFWLDENRAHDAQLIKKVKTYLLNHDTTGLDIRILPPEEAAKVSVKRMKDGQDTISVTGNVLRDYNTDLFPILELGTSAKMLSIVPLMNGGGLFETGAGGSAPKHVQQFNKENHLRWDSLGEFLALAVSFEHEAERNNNPKAKVLADALDNATVSLLQNGKSPSRKVKEIDNRGSHFYLALYWAQELAKQTADADLRAKFAPVADALARNEAKIVGELNAVQGAAMDIDGYYYPSPAKAEDAMRPSATLNAIIDAI from the coding sequence ATGTCTTCTAAGATTATTTATACGGATACTGACGAAGCTCCAGCTTTAGCAACAAAATCTCTTTTTCCTATTGTTCAGGCATTTGCCAGACAATGTGGAATTGAAATGGAAACAAAAGATATTTCCCTTGCAGGCAGAATCCTTGCTAACTTTTCTTCTTATTTGAAACCGGCACAACAAGTAGCCGATGCATTGGCTGAATTGGGTGAATTAGTTAAGAAGCCAGAAGCAAACATCATCAAATTGCCGAACATTTCAGCTTCTTCGCCTCAGCTAAAAGCAGCTATCGAAGAGTTGCAAGGTGATGGGTTTCCGGTGCCCAACTATCCCGACACGCCTGCTAATGATGAAGAAAAAAACATAAAAGCAATTTACGACAAAATAAAAGGTAGTGCTGTAAATCCTGTCTTAAGAGAAGGTAACTCAGACAGAAGAGCCCCTAAGCCGGTCAAGGCTTATGCCAGGCAAAATCCACACTCTATGGGTAAATGGTCTGCGGACTCTGCTACTCATGTATCTACTATGGAATCAGGAGATTTTTTTTCCAATGAAAAATCAGTAACCATCGCACAGGCAGGGAGCGTAAAAATACAATTATTGGGTGCTAACGGTACAACGGTCTTAAAAGAATCTGTTCCTGTTCTTGAGGGGGAGATTATCGATGGTACATTCATGAGCAAAAAAGCATTGGTTGCTTTCCTGGAAGAACAAATCGCAGATGCTAAAGCCAAAGGGGTATTATTCTCCCTGCACATGAAGGCTACAATGATGAAGGTTTCTGACCCGATCATTTTCGGTCATGGTGTAAAAGTATTTTTCAAGTCTGTTTTCGAAAAATATGGAAAAGAACTGGACGAAGCCGGCATCAATGTAAACAATGGTCTGGGGAACCTTTTGGGTAACTTAGATAAGCTTTCTCCTGCTGTGAAAACAGGGGTGGAAGCTGAAATACAAAAATGTTTAGCCGAAGGTCCGGATCTGGCAATGGTTGATTCAGACAAAGGGATTACGAACCTGCACGTACCAAGTGACGTGATCATTGATGCTTCAATGCCTGCTATGATCAGAAACTCTGGTCAAATGTGGAACAAAGACGGGAAGTCTCAAGATACTAAAGCCGTAATTCCTGATAGTGCTTACGCGGGCATTTACCAGGCAACGATTGACTTCTGTAAAGAAAATGGTGCTTTTGACCCCAGAACAATGGGTACTGTCCCTAATGTTGGTTTAATGGCTCAGCAAGCGGAGGAATATGGTTCGCATGATAAGACATTCGAAATTCCTGCGTCAGGTAAAGTACAAGTGGTTGATAATACGGGCACTGTATTGATCGAGCATGAGGTTGAAGAAGGGGATATCTGGAGAATGTGCCAGGTAAAAGACCTTCCTATTCAGGATTGGGTTAAATTGGCTGTCAATAGAGCAAAGGCAACGGGTGCTCCTACGATCTTCTGGTTGGATGAAAACAGAGCGCATGATGCTCAATTAATCAAAAAAGTAAAAACTTATTTACTAAATCACGATACTACTGGTTTAGACATCAGAATCCTTCCTCCCGAAGAGGCTGCTAAAGTTTCTGTCAAACGAATGAAAGATGGTCAGGATACGATTTCTGTTACGGGTAATGTATTGAGAGACTACAACACAGATCTTTTCCCTATCCTGGAGTTAGGGACCAGTGCAAAGATGTTGTCTATCGTTCCATTGATGAATGGTGGTGGTTTATTTGAAACGGGTGCGGGGGGATCTGCTCCTAAGCATGTACAACAGTTCAACAAAGAAAACCACTTAAGATGGGATTCTTTAGGTGAATTCCTGGCCTTAGCTGTTTCTTTTGAACACGAAGCAGAGCGGAACAACAATCCTAAAGCAAAAGTATTGGCTGACGCATTGGATAACGCTACAGTTTCTTTACTTCAGAATGGTAAGTCTCCATCGAGAAAAGTAAAAGAGATAGACAACAGGGGCAGTCATTTCTACTTGGCGTTGTACTGGGCACAAGAACTGGCTAAGCAAACAGCTGATGCGGATTTACGGGCTAAATTTGCTCCTGTTGCGGATGCTTTGGCTCGCAACGAAGCAAAAATCGTCGGGGAGTTAAACGCCGTTCAAGGTGCGGCTATGGACATCGATGGTTACTATTATCCTAGTCCTGCCAAAGCGGAGGATGCTATGAGGCCAAGTGCTACTTTGAATGCTATTATTGACGCAATCTAA